Proteins encoded together in one uncultured Sphaerochaeta sp. window:
- a CDS encoding carbohydrate ABC transporter permease — MHYKQKEMLTDRIFSIVVNTFLFISLAIVLYPLLYIISCSLSEPQAVMARKVWLFPVNFDLVSYKAVFTNKQIGTGYMNSLYYMVTGTIISVMLTMLIAYPLSRKEFYGRKFVTKFILFTMLFTGGIIPLYLVVRQLGIYDTRLSIILPNAITVWNVIIARTFLQENISDELYEAAEIDGCSDIRFLFTFVFPLSGAIVAVLALFYAVGQWNKYFDALLYLQDQALYPLQIVLRNILIINRNTPSMTTDVEAAIRSQGLSETIRYAVIVVASLPLLVIYPFVQKFFVKGVMIGSVKG, encoded by the coding sequence ATGCATTATAAACAAAAAGAGATGCTCACAGACAGAATCTTCTCCATCGTGGTCAATACCTTCCTGTTCATTAGCCTGGCTATTGTACTCTATCCATTGCTCTACATCATCTCCTGCTCACTGAGTGAGCCACAGGCTGTGATGGCGCGCAAGGTTTGGCTCTTTCCGGTAAACTTCGACCTGGTAAGTTACAAGGCAGTCTTTACCAACAAGCAGATTGGAACTGGATATATGAACAGCCTCTACTATATGGTCACTGGAACAATTATCAGCGTAATGCTCACCATGTTGATCGCCTATCCGCTCTCCAGAAAAGAGTTCTATGGACGGAAGTTTGTAACCAAGTTCATCCTATTCACGATGCTCTTCACCGGTGGAATCATTCCCCTCTACTTGGTGGTTCGTCAGCTCGGTATCTATGATACCCGGCTTTCCATCATCCTCCCCAATGCGATAACCGTATGGAATGTCATCATTGCCCGTACATTCCTGCAGGAGAATATATCTGATGAACTGTATGAGGCCGCTGAGATAGACGGATGCTCTGATATCCGCTTCCTCTTCACCTTTGTATTCCCCTTGAGTGGGGCAATTGTGGCGGTCCTTGCTCTCTTCTATGCAGTAGGGCAGTGGAACAAGTACTTCGATGCACTCTTGTACCTTCAGGACCAGGCCTTGTATCCTCTGCAGATTGTGCTTCGTAACATCCTTATCATTAACCGAAACACCCCGTCCATGACGACTGATGTGGAGGCAGCGATACGGTCCCAGGGTCTGAGCGAGACGATTCGCTATGCGGTAATTGTTGTGGCGAGCTTGCCCCTTCTGGTCATCTATCCGTTTGTCCAGAAGTTCTTCGTCAAGGGAGTCATGATCGGCTCCGTCAAAGGTTGA